The following coding sequences lie in one Helicobacter fennelliae genomic window:
- a CDS encoding DUF3972 domain-containing protein translates to MENKNSAWVAFDEFLKISGLEEQRVNEMIANGSIKSKEENGEIYIEAESSTNALISRVQTGLTSAEANGQVYDPVFVERTIHTIMGLHEKVVMAKDETIAAFKNENGFLKEALISMQEVYDDDKKTIDTMREELKHAREELEFMKRKYRLMWGRVSDLGGSNTGGNNTGGSGTGGSQT, encoded by the coding sequence ATGGAAAACAAAAATAGTGCGTGGGTTGCATTTGATGAGTTTCTTAAGATCTCTGGGCTTGAGGAGCAGAGAGTCAATGAAATGATTGCAAATGGAAGTATAAAAAGCAAAGAAGAAAATGGCGAAATTTATATTGAAGCTGAAAGTAGCACAAATGCGCTCATTAGCAGAGTCCAAACTGGGCTTACTTCTGCTGAAGCCAATGGGCAGGTTTATGATCCTGTATTCGTTGAGCGCACGATTCATACGATTATGGGGCTTCATGAAAAAGTCGTTATGGCAAAAGATGAGACAATCGCGGCATTTAAAAACGAAAATGGATTCTTAAAAGAAGCGTTAATATCAATGCAAGAAGTGTATGATGATGATAAAAAAACAATCGATACAATGCGCGAAGAGCTTAAACACGCCCGCGAAGAGCTTGAATTTATGAAGCGAAAGTATCGTTTGATGTGGGGACGTGTTTCTGATTTGGGAGGCAGTAATACAGGTGGAAATAATACCGGAGGAAGTGGCACAGGTGGTAGCCAAACATAA
- a CDS encoding diacylglycerol kinase: MNKTHNTNNLRNDKKGKKGLARLWNAFFYSKDGLIAAFRDEAGFRQVCLIALCCFVGGFYFGQDFSQKILLALPGFLCVIVELFNTAIENAIDHTSLESHPLAKKAKDMGSAAQMLSIIFVGIVWGVFILMQIW, encoded by the coding sequence ATGAATAAGACACACAATACAAACAATCTAAGAAATGACAAAAAAGGCAAAAAAGGCTTAGCGCGCTTATGGAATGCGTTTTTTTACTCCAAAGATGGACTTATCGCAGCCTTTAGAGATGAAGCAGGATTTCGCCAAGTTTGCTTGATAGCTTTGTGCTGTTTTGTGGGGGGATTTTACTTTGGGCAAGATTTTAGCCAAAAAATCCTCTTAGCACTGCCGGGGTTTTTGTGCGTGATTGTCGAACTTTTTAATACAGCCATCGAAAACGCAATCGACCACACAAGCCTAGAATCTCACCCGCTCGCCAAAAAAGCCAAAGATATGGGAAGTGCCGCGCAAATGCTAAGCATTATATTTGTAGGCATTGTGTGGGGAGTATTTATCTTAATGCAAATTTGGTGA
- a CDS encoding ribonucleoside-diphosphate reductase subunit alpha: MITVVKRSGRIETLDITKIQKYTASAVKGLHGVNQSELELDAKIHFRDKITSEEIQQTLIKTAVDKIDIEAPNWTFVAARLFLYDLYHKVSNFTGYKHLKDYFEIGEKSGKIVRGLKEKFDLELLNSKICPDRDLQFNYLGIKTLYDRYLLKNSDNKPIELPQHMFMAIAMFLAQNEQDPNTWAIRFYDLLSKFEVVCATPTLANARTPRHQLSSCYVGSTPDNIEGIFDAYKEMALLSKYGGGIGWDYSQVRGLGSFIDGYKNAAGGVVPFLKIANDVAIAVDQLGTRKGAIATYLEVWHTDVNDFVDLRKNSGEERRRTHDLFPALWICDLFMKRVEENGLWTLFDPYQCKELTELYGEAFEKRYVELENDPNIIKDHISAKDLWKKILSNYFESGLPFLCFKDSANRANPNAHAGIIRSSNLCTEIFQNTAPSHSSVEVEFTDGTKEYYEEEEMVTTDIGITKKANKLTSIDMLNGKQIFITTRIHTGGYTAVCNLASVNLSKINTKEDIERVIPIAVRMLDNVIDLNFYPNRKVKVTNMLNRAIGLGVMGEAQMLATQSIEWGSDEHLAKIDEIMEMISYNTILASSDLALERGSYPQFEGSNWSKGIFPIDLANKTALGLVDRGGLFGQVYDWDILRKRVRENKIRNGYLMAIAPTSSISILAGTTQTIEPVYKRKWFEENLSGLIPVVVPELDAQTWNFYTSAYNLDQTAIIKVAAVRQKWIDQGQSTNIFMRIDKVSGKLLNDIYMLAWKLGLKSTYYLRSESPSVDEESSVMNRSVECYNCQ; this comes from the coding sequence ATGATAACTGTAGTCAAAAGAAGCGGAAGAATCGAGACATTAGATATTACTAAGATTCAAAAATACACTGCAAGTGCAGTGAAGGGCTTACATGGCGTGAATCAAAGCGAGCTAGAGCTTGATGCAAAAATACATTTTAGAGACAAAATCACTTCTGAGGAAATCCAGCAAACACTCATCAAAACAGCAGTTGATAAAATCGACATCGAAGCTCCAAATTGGACTTTTGTCGCGGCTCGTTTGTTTTTGTATGATTTGTATCACAAAGTCAGCAATTTTACAGGTTATAAACATCTCAAAGATTATTTTGAAATTGGCGAAAAATCCGGGAAAATCGTGCGTGGATTAAAAGAAAAATTTGATTTAGAATTGTTAAATTCTAAGATCTGTCCAGATCGAGATTTGCAGTTTAATTATCTTGGTATCAAAACTCTTTATGATCGGTATTTGCTTAAAAATAGCGACAATAAGCCAATTGAGCTTCCGCAGCATATGTTTATGGCGATTGCGATGTTTTTGGCACAAAACGAGCAAGATCCAAATACATGGGCTATACGATTTTATGATTTGCTCTCAAAGTTTGAGGTGGTGTGTGCTACTCCTACATTGGCAAATGCAAGAACGCCTCGTCATCAATTAAGCTCTTGCTATGTAGGTAGCACGCCTGATAATATCGAGGGAATCTTTGATGCGTATAAGGAAATGGCACTTTTGAGTAAATATGGTGGCGGTATAGGTTGGGATTATTCGCAAGTGCGCGGGCTTGGAAGTTTTATTGATGGATATAAAAATGCCGCCGGTGGCGTTGTGCCATTTCTTAAAATCGCAAATGATGTCGCAATCGCAGTCGATCAGCTTGGCACACGCAAAGGCGCGATAGCTACTTATCTTGAAGTGTGGCATACAGATGTCAATGATTTTGTGGATTTGCGTAAAAATTCTGGTGAAGAGAGACGACGCACTCATGATCTCTTTCCTGCGCTTTGGATTTGTGATTTGTTTATGAAAAGAGTTGAAGAAAATGGCTTATGGACGCTGTTTGATCCTTATCAATGCAAAGAGCTTACAGAACTTTATGGCGAAGCATTTGAGAAGCGATATGTGGAATTAGAAAATGATCCAAATATCATCAAAGATCACATCAGTGCTAAGGATTTATGGAAAAAGATTTTGAGTAATTATTTTGAATCCGGTTTGCCATTTTTGTGTTTTAAAGATTCTGCTAATCGCGCTAATCCAAACGCGCACGCGGGCATTATCCGTAGCTCAAATCTTTGCACAGAGATTTTTCAAAACACCGCTCCGAGTCATTCAAGCGTAGAAGTAGAATTTACCGATGGCACAAAAGAGTATTATGAAGAAGAGGAGATGGTTACAACTGATATTGGCATCACCAAAAAAGCCAATAAGCTTACAAGCATTGATATGCTTAATGGAAAGCAAATTTTTATCACAACAAGAATCCACACAGGTGGCTATACTGCAGTGTGTAATCTTGCAAGCGTGAATCTTAGCAAAATCAACACAAAAGAAGATATAGAGCGCGTGATACCCATAGCAGTGCGTATGCTCGATAATGTGATTGATCTTAATTTCTATCCAAATCGCAAAGTCAAAGTAACGAATATGCTTAATCGCGCCATAGGGCTTGGTGTCATGGGTGAGGCACAAATGCTTGCGACACAATCCATAGAATGGGGAAGCGATGAGCATTTGGCAAAAATTGATGAGATTATGGAGATGATAAGCTATAATACGATTTTAGCAAGCTCTGATTTGGCACTTGAGAGAGGAAGTTATCCGCAATTTGAAGGCTCAAATTGGAGCAAGGGGATTTTTCCTATTGATTTAGCAAACAAGACTGCATTAGGTCTTGTCGATAGGGGAGGGCTTTTTGGTCAGGTTTATGATTGGGATATATTACGCAAAAGAGTTAGAGAAAATAAAATACGCAATGGCTATTTAATGGCTATTGCCCCAACAAGTTCGATTAGTATTTTGGCGGGCACAACGCAGACAATCGAGCCTGTGTATAAGCGCAAATGGTTTGAGGAGAATCTAAGCGGGCTTATTCCTGTGGTGGTGCCAGAGCTTGATGCACAAACTTGGAATTTTTATACTTCAGCTTATAATTTGGATCAAACTGCTATTATCAAAGTGGCTGCTGTGCGCCAAAAATGGATCGATCAAGGGCAAAGCACAAATATTTTTATGAGGATTGATAAAGTGAGTGGAAAACTGCTTAATGACATCTATATGCTCGCATGGAAGCTAGGACTCAAATCCACATATTATTTGCGAAGTGAGAGCCCAAGTGTAGATGAAGAATCAAGCGTAATGAATAGATCGGTAGAATGCTATAACTGCCAATAG
- the typA gene encoding translational GTPase TypA, protein MQDIRNIAVIAHVDHGKTTLVDGLLRQSGTFSEREEVAERVMDSNDLERERGITILSKNTAIRYKGTKINIIDTPGHADFGGEVERVLKMVDGVLLLVDAQEGVMPQTKFVVKKALSFGIRPIVVVNKIDKPAAEPDRVVDEVFDLFVAMGASDFQLDFPVIYAAARDGYAIKNLEDEKKDLEPLFEAILESVPLPSGSSENPLQMQIFTLDYDNYVGKIGIARVFNGVIKKGANVMLAKGDGEKESGRISKLIGFLGLARTEIEEAEAGDIVAIAGFNAIDVGDSIVDPVNPMPLDPMHLEEPTMSVYFAVNDSPLAGTEGKHVTANKIKDRLLKEMQTNIAMRCEEMGEGKFRVSGRGELQITILAENLRREGFEFSISRPEVIIKEIDGVKCEPFEHLVIDTPQDFSGAIIERLGRRKAEMKAMNPMGEGYTRLEFEIPARGLIGYRSEFLTDTKGEGIMNHSFLEFRAYSGSVESRKNGALISMESGEATGFSLFNIQERGVLFINPQTKVYVGMVIGEHSRDNDLDVNPIKAKHLTNMRSSGADEAIKLVPPRDLTLERALEWIEEDEILEVTPTSIRIRKKFLDPNERKRAARK, encoded by the coding sequence ATGCAAGATATTCGAAATATAGCTGTTATAGCGCATGTTGATCATGGTAAAACAACTTTAGTTGATGGGCTTTTGCGCCAGTCTGGCACTTTTAGTGAGCGCGAAGAAGTCGCTGAGCGTGTGATGGATAGTAATGATTTAGAGCGTGAGCGCGGGATTACGATTCTATCCAAAAACACTGCCATTCGCTACAAAGGCACAAAAATTAACATCATCGACACGCCCGGGCACGCGGACTTTGGCGGTGAGGTGGAGCGCGTGTTAAAAATGGTAGATGGCGTGCTGTTGCTTGTCGATGCGCAAGAAGGCGTAATGCCACAGACTAAATTTGTCGTCAAAAAGGCTCTAAGCTTTGGAATCCGCCCGATTGTTGTTGTAAATAAAATCGATAAGCCTGCGGCTGAACCTGATAGGGTCGTTGATGAAGTCTTTGATCTTTTTGTTGCAATGGGTGCGAGTGATTTTCAGCTTGATTTTCCTGTGATTTATGCAGCCGCTCGCGATGGCTACGCGATTAAGAATCTCGAAGATGAGAAAAAGGACTTAGAGCCGCTTTTTGAGGCGATTTTAGAATCTGTGCCATTGCCAAGTGGAAGCAGTGAGAATCCTTTGCAAATGCAGATTTTTACACTTGACTATGATAACTATGTCGGCAAAATAGGCATTGCGCGCGTGTTTAATGGCGTGATTAAAAAGGGCGCAAATGTGATGCTAGCAAAGGGCGATGGCGAGAAAGAGAGCGGGCGTATTAGCAAACTCATAGGATTTCTAGGGCTAGCACGCACAGAAATCGAGGAGGCAGAGGCGGGCGATATTGTCGCGATTGCGGGCTTTAATGCCATTGATGTGGGGGATTCTATCGTTGATCCTGTAAATCCTATGCCACTAGATCCAATGCACTTAGAAGAGCCCACGATGAGTGTGTATTTTGCCGTCAATGATAGCCCACTAGCTGGCACTGAAGGCAAGCATGTAACCGCCAATAAGATAAAAGATAGGCTATTAAAAGAAATGCAAACAAATATTGCGATGCGCTGTGAAGAAATGGGCGAGGGTAAGTTTCGCGTAAGTGGGCGTGGCGAGCTGCAAATCACGATTTTGGCTGAAAACTTGCGCCGCGAGGGCTTTGAGTTTAGCATTTCGCGCCCTGAAGTGATTATCAAAGAGATTGATGGCGTCAAATGCGAGCCTTTTGAGCATTTAGTCATTGACACGCCCCAAGATTTTAGCGGGGCGATTATCGAGCGGCTAGGGAGACGCAAGGCGGAGATGAAAGCGATGAATCCAATGGGCGAGGGATATACGCGCTTAGAGTTTGAGATTCCAGCGCGTGGGCTCATAGGATACAGGAGCGAGTTTTTGACAGATACAAAGGGCGAGGGGATAATGAATCATAGCTTCTTAGAATTCCGCGCATATAGCGGAAGTGTAGAGTCGCGCAAAAATGGCGCACTCATCTCTATGGAATCAGGCGAAGCGACAGGATTCTCACTTTTTAATATCCAAGAGCGCGGTGTGCTTTTCATCAACCCACAGACAAAAGTTTATGTGGGAATGGTCATTGGCGAGCATAGCAGGGATAATGATTTAGATGTGAATCCTATAAAAGCAAAACATCTTACAAATATGCGTTCCTCCGGCGCGGACGAAGCAATCAAGCTTGTCCCACCGCGAGATTTGACATTAGAGCGTGCATTAGAATGGATAGAAGAAGATGAGATTCTAGAAGTTACGCCTACCTCTATTCGTATTCGAAAGAAATTTTTAGATCCAAATGAACGCAAACGCGCAGCAAGGAAATAA
- a CDS encoding WlaTC/HtrL family glycosyltransferase, protein MSQNKSFTPPPTIITAFYKLDLATQSTKSYKAKRTTQTYLEYFSFLSKLQNNFIIYTNEDIGLEIYAMRSLCGLESKMIIIHKDLESFDTNALDSIRKVFKEYNQAADRFDPEHPPHTSPEYNYLMYCKSFFVCDALDNPLTKPY, encoded by the coding sequence ATGTCGCAAAATAAGAGTTTTACCCCCCCCCCCACAATTATCACTGCTTTTTACAAGCTTGACTTAGCTACACAAAGCACGAAGTCTTACAAAGCAAAACGCACGACACAAACCTACCTTGAATACTTTAGCTTTTTATCAAAATTGCAAAATAACTTCATCATTTACACAAATGAAGATATAGGTTTAGAAATTTATGCAATGCGTTCTTTATGCGGATTAGAATCTAAAATGATAATCATTCATAAAGATTTAGAATCTTTTGATACAAATGCCCTAGATTCTATCCGCAAGGTTTTTAAAGAGTATAATCAAGCCGCAGATAGATTTGACCCTGAGCATCCGCCTCACACAAGCCCGGAATATAACTATCTTATGTATTGCAAGTCCTTTTTTGTATGTGATGCGTTGGATAATCCACTCACAAAGCCCTATTAA
- a CDS encoding damage-control phosphatase ARMT1 family protein produces MNLTQHCLTCLHNQACKTLALFDMECKVDFIPTSTTTLACPPPKLAIEIYKQITQRIHNQDPYAKIKKQSIITARQILSSIPFVNDLEWGVKMAVLGNVIDYGSQKPFDIHTFGAKSCEFDIDMIDFGVFDFETFKERLGQAKKLVYIGDNAGENEFDEVLIRVIKHFYPHLTITYFTRGKPIINDITLDDLAQTDSKLFTICEVLDSGVESPGFLYDLANTQARKSYDEADLILAKGMGNFECLEDKKDERLFLLFKIKCQVVADFLGEAEGKFMFLHNSP; encoded by the coding sequence ATGAATCTCACACAACATTGTCTTACATGTTTGCATAATCAAGCGTGCAAGACTCTAGCACTTTTTGATATGGAATGCAAAGTTGATTTTATTCCTACCTCTACTACTACTCTTGCTTGCCCGCCTCCAAAGCTTGCTATTGAAATCTATAAACAAATCACACAGAGAATCCATAATCAAGATCCATACGCCAAAATCAAAAAACAAAGCATTATCACAGCGCGCCAGATTCTATCAAGCATTCCTTTTGTGAATGATTTGGAATGGGGCGTAAAAATGGCTGTTTTGGGTAATGTGATTGATTATGGAAGTCAGAAGCCATTTGATATTCACACTTTTGGTGCCAAATCTTGTGAATTTGATATTGATATGATTGATTTTGGGGTGTTTGATTTTGAGACGTTTAAGGAGAGATTAGGGCAGGCTAAAAAGCTTGTATATATTGGAGATAATGCGGGTGAGAATGAGTTTGATGAGGTTTTGATTCGAGTTATCAAGCACTTTTATCCACATCTCACAATCACATATTTTACACGCGGAAAACCAATTATCAATGACATCACACTTGATGATTTAGCGCAAACAGATTCTAAGCTATTTACGATATGTGAGGTATTAGATTCTGGAGTAGAATCTCCGGGGTTTTTGTATGATCTTGCAAATACGCAGGCTAGAAAAAGCTATGATGAGGCGGATTTGATTTTGGCAAAAGGTATGGGAAATTTTGAGTGTTTAGAAGACAAAAAAGATGAGAGATTGTTTTTGCTCTTTAAGATCAAGTGTCAAGTTGTCGCGGATTTTCTAGGAGAAGCAGAGGGAAAATTTATGTTTTTACACAACTCCCCATAA
- the purE gene encoding 5-(carboxyamino)imidazole ribonucleotide mutase, which produces MDFVSIVMGSKSDFEVMSECVEVLKKFDVPYEVLISSAHRSPDRTKEYIKDASIRGAQVFIGAAGMAAHLAGAIVSQTTKPVIGVPLMSGALDGLDALLSTVQMPSGMPVATVSIGKAGAINAAYLAMQILSLNNEELAGKLLEDRVMKAKKVELDSQEIEVRVK; this is translated from the coding sequence ATGGATTTTGTAAGCATTGTTATGGGAAGTAAAAGTGATTTTGAGGTGATGAGCGAGTGTGTTGAGGTGCTTAAAAAATTTGATGTGCCTTATGAAGTGCTGATTAGCTCTGCTCATCGAAGCCCTGATCGGACAAAAGAATACATCAAGGACGCAAGCATAAGAGGCGCGCAAGTATTTATCGGTGCAGCTGGAATGGCAGCGCATTTGGCTGGCGCAATCGTATCGCAAACAACAAAGCCTGTGATTGGCGTTCCATTAATGAGTGGTGCGCTCGATGGGCTTGATGCGCTTTTATCCACGGTCCAAATGCCATCAGGAATGCCTGTGGCAACGGTAAGTATAGGAAAAGCGGGTGCTATTAATGCTGCGTATTTGGCTATGCAGATTCTGAGTTTGAATAATGAAGAATTGGCTGGGAAATTGCTTGAAGATCGAGTGATGAAAGCAAAAAAAGTCGAATTAGATTCTCAAGAAATTGAGGTGCGAGTAAAATAA